Proteins encoded by one window of Agelaius phoeniceus isolate bAgePho1 chromosome 5, bAgePho1.hap1, whole genome shotgun sequence:
- the C5H12orf75 gene encoding overexpressed in colon carcinoma 1 protein: protein MGCGNSTAGGAGGRGATGTTKDVAEESISDDDKRRNYGGVYVGLPSDAAAMAPSQTKAAPKEGNKDIKMQTARVY, encoded by the exons ATGGGCTGCGGCAACTCCACGGCcggcggcgcgggcgggcgAG GTGCTACAGGGACTACTAAAGATGT AGCAGAAGAATCCATATCAGATGATGACAAAAGGAG GAACTATGGAGGGGTGTACGTGGGCCTGCCATCGGATGCGGCTGCCATGGCTCCCAGTCAGACGAAAGCTGCACCCAAAG AAGGAAATAAAGACATCAAGATGCAAACAGCCCGAG TCTATTGA